The Sulfobacillus thermosulfidooxidans genome segment GTGACGGGCGGTGTGTACAAGGCCCGGGAACGAATTCACCGCCCCATGCTGATGGGCGATTACTAGCAATTCCGGCTTCATGCAGGCGAGTTGCAGCCTGCAATCCGAACTGAGATCCCGTTTGAAGGATTGGCTCCGGCTCGCGCCGTCGCATCCCGTTGTCGGGACCATTGTAGCACGTGTGTAGCCCAGAACATCAAGGCCATGCGGATTTGACGTCATCCCCACCTTCCTCCGGTTTGTCACCGGCAGTCTCGTGTGAGTGCCCGGCCGCACCGCTGGCAACACACGACAAGGGTTGCGCTCGTTGCGGGACTTAACCCAACATCTCACGACACGAGCTGACGACAACCATGCAGCACCTGCGCGCGCTCCCCGAAGGGCCCGCCGCTTTCGCGGCGCTCACGCGCGTGTCCAGTCCTGGTAAGGTTCTGCGCGTTGCGTCGAATTAAACCACATGCTCCACTGCTTGTGCGGGCCCCCGTCAATTCCTTTGAGTTTCAACCTTGCGGCCGTACTCCCCAGGCGGGGTACTTAGTGCGTTAGCTCCGGCACCGCCCGGTGGACCCGGGCGACACCTAGTACCCATCGTTTACGGCGTGGACTACCGGGGTATCTAATCCCGTTCGCTCCCCACGCTGTCGCGCCTCAGCGTCAGGGCCAGGCCAGTGCGCCGCCTTCGCCACGGGTGTTCTTCCTGATCTCTACGCATTTCACCGCTCCACCAGGAATTCCACGCACCTCTCCTGCCCTCCAGCGCGACCGTTTAGCCGCCCTCCTCCGGGTGAGCCGGAGGCTTAAAACCGCTACGTATCGCACCGCCTACACGCCCTTTACGCCCAGTAATTCCGGACAACGCTTGCCCCCTACGTCTTACCGCGGCTGCTGGCACGTAGTTTGCAGGGGCTTCCTCCGTCGGTACCGGCTCCCCGGCCCTCGCGGGCCGGTCTTCGTCCCGACAGACAGAGCTTTACAACCCGAAGGCCGTCTTCACTCACGCGGCGTTGCTCCATCAGGCTTGCGCCCATTGTGGAAGATTCCCTACTGCTGCCTCCCGTAGGAGTCTGGGCCGTGTCTCAGTCCCAGTGTGGCCGTTCACCCTCTCAGGCCGGCTACCCATCGTCGCCTTGGGAGGCCGTTACCCCCCCAACTAGCTAATGGGCCGCGAGCTCCCCTGTGAGCGCCTGTTGCCAAGCTTTCTTCCAGTTCCCCGGAACGTATGCGGGATTGCCGCGCCTTTCGGCCCGATATCCCCCACTCACAGCCCGATCACTCACGTGTTCCTCACCCGTCCGCCGCTGACCCGAAGGTCCGCTCGACTTGCATGTATTACGCACGCCGCCAGCGTTCGTCCTGAGCCAGGATCAAACTCTCCATGACTCGTTCATCTGCTGACATCATTAATACGGTCTAATCTCATCTTCACCATGACGATATAGTTTTCAAGGACCGACTACCCGAGGCCTTCACCTCGTGGCCGTGCTGCCCTGTCGGACAGCGAAATTAATTATAGTCTCTTCACCGTAAAATGTCTAGTGTTTTAAGCAGATTTTTTCTTAATTCGTGTCCACAAAAACGGAAACAGATAACGATACATCGCAGGAAACAGCCCACTAAGCAGACGAAGCGAAAAAGCCGGTTTGACCGCGTGAAAGGCCTTATCATATTGTTTCATAAGAATAAATGCCACAAAAAACCGAAGATGATGCCATGCCTCAATCACACGAAATTCATGATGGCTCACTTGTACTTCTTCTCGATGTTTATCTAACATCGGCAACATCGTGACATAGACCCGCCAAACATCTTTACTATAACCAGTCGGAACATCACGGTACATAACAAGAGGCCAATCGATTTTGACCACTCGTGCTACCTGAGCAACGCGCAGCCATAGATCCCAGTCTTCGGCTCCATCAACACGGCGGTCAAATCCATGTAATGATTGAACAATGGATCGTTTCACTAAAACCGTCGAAGTTTGAAACCGATTTAAAATCAATAAATCATGATAGCGTACTTCCGAAACCGGCAAAGCTCGAGGCACGTCCAAAAAATGGGCATCACGAATCCAATCACTCGCAACGAGCCCTATTTCAGGATCCGTATGAGCCACATCGAGTTGTTGGGCAATCTTCTCGGGATGCCATACGTCGTCGGCGTCTAAAAACGCAATCCACTCCCCATGCGCCATATCAATTCCAATGTTCCGCGCTTGGGATGGTCCTTGATTTTGATTAGCCTTTAAAACGACCCGAGGAAATTGCTTTTCAATAATCTGACGCGTCGCATCCGTGGATCCATCGTCTACAACGATAACTTCTAAATTCTTATGCGATTGTTGATAAACGGATTCTAAAGCCTCTACAATAGTTGATTCCGCATTATACGCCGGAATCACGACACTAACTAATTCCGGGAACATGGCTTCCCTCCTGACGCCAGCGTTCTTGGAGGGCCTCTTCAACAACTTCGGCATCGACAAGCCGTACATCATCATTCCCAAAGTGCTGAATCGTTTCGGGACCTCGCCCTGTTATCAAAATCACATCATTTTTTTCTGCATGACGCACAGCATAATGGATAGCTAATGCACGATTAAGTTCGACCAGTTTTAGTTTTGTATCATCTACCTGCCGAATCCCTTCAATCAGCGCGTCCGCAATCTTTTGAGGATCCTCAAAATTGGGACTGTCAGCTGTTACGACTACATGATCAGCATATTGTGCAGCAATACGTCCCATCTCCGGTCTTTTTCCCCGGTCTCTGCCTCCACGAGCGCCAAAGACTAACCAGACCTTGCCCTCCGTAAATTTGCGGACCGTCAATAAAGATTGATAGAGACCATCTGGTGTATGAGCATAATCCACTACCGCCATGGGACCTCTTTGTCCTCCGGTAATTTGCATCCTTCCTGGTACTGACGGCAGATTAGGAATTTCTCTTTGCAGAACCTCTTGAGCGACGCCAAGTCTGATTGCAGCAGCAGTGACTGCCAATACATTGTAGACGTTATACTGGCCCGGATGATTCACACGGGTTATAAAGTCTAGGTTGAGACCGGTCACACGAATATCTGTAGACCATGCAGTTTCATGAAGGACTTGACCCCGAATGTCTCCTGCCTTAATCCCATAGCTTGTTACTTGTGCTCGACTAGCTTTGGCCACTGTTTCAAAGTGCTGATCATCGGCATTAAGCACAGCACCTAAACTATCTGGTGGTAACATGCGAAATAATGTCGCCTTAGCATCAACATACCGTTCCATCGTGCCGTGAAAATCCAAGTGCTCCCGTGTAATGTTGGTCAAAATGGCTAATTGAAAAACTGTTCCGCGCACTCTTTGTTGCACTATA includes the following:
- a CDS encoding UDP-N-acetylmuramoyl-L-alanyl-D-glutamate--2,6-diaminopimelate ligase; protein product: MDQQLSITESGWVFGPAVKGIRMDSRLVQPGDVFIAVSGSLLDGHEFIQQAIDKGAVAIVGEKPMGTLPVPYIQVQSSREAAADLATSFYRHPSKDLVTVAVTGTNGKTSVVYWLSAILNAANIKTGLISSVVNDIVCRKQSASLTTPESPDLQAYLDQIRNCGGKAAVVEVSSHGIVQQRVRGTVFQLAILTNITREHLDFHGTMERYVDAKATLFRMLPPDSLGAVLNADDQHFETVAKASRAQVTSYGIKAGDIRGQVLHETAWSTDIRVTGLNLDFITRVNHPGQYNVYNVLAVTAAAIRLGVAQEVLQREIPNLPSVPGRMQITGGQRGPMAVVDYAHTPDGLYQSLLTVRKFTEGKVWLVFGARGGRDRGKRPEMGRIAAQYADHVVVTADSPNFEDPQKIADALIEGIRQVDDTKLKLVELNRALAIHYAVRHAEKNDVILITGRGPETIQHFGNDDVRLVDAEVVEEALQERWRQEGSHVPGIS
- a CDS encoding glycosyltransferase family 2 protein; translated protein: MFPELVSVVIPAYNAESTIVEALESVYQQSHKNLEVIVVDDGSTDATRQIIEKQFPRVVLKANQNQGPSQARNIGIDMAHGEWIAFLDADDVWHPEKIAQQLDVAHTDPEIGLVASDWIRDAHFLDVPRALPVSEVRYHDLLILNRFQTSTVLVKRSIVQSLHGFDRRVDGAEDWDLWLRVAQVARVVKIDWPLVMYRDVPTGYSKDVWRVYVTMLPMLDKHREEVQVSHHEFRVIEAWHHLRFFVAFILMKQYDKAFHAVKPAFSLRLLSGLFPAMYRYLFPFLWTRIKKKSA